A DNA window from Hevea brasiliensis isolate MT/VB/25A 57/8 chromosome 2, ASM3005281v1, whole genome shotgun sequence contains the following coding sequences:
- the LOC110659249 gene encoding uncharacterized protein LOC110659249 isoform X2: MIDPGDEVVLFDPSYEGCIRMAGGIPVYVALDPSNWSLDLDKFLGSFTGRTKPVILNRLEGSLGGTDNRFFPSKKRQLAFKFNEQLLYMRFAP; encoded by the exons A TGATAGACCCGGGGGATGAAGTAGTGCTGTTTGACCCTTCATATGAGGGGTGCATCAGAATGGCTGGAGGAATTCCT GTATATGTGGCACTCGACCCTTCCAATTGGAGTTTGGATTTAGACAAATTCTTGGGATCTTTTACTGGCAGAACAAAACCTGTGATATTAAACAGGTTAGAGGGTTCACTTGGGGGAACTGATAATCGTTTTTTTCCCAGTAAAAAAAG GCAATTAGCCTTCAAGTTTAATGAGCAATTGCTCTATATGAGATTCGCGCCTTGA
- the LOC110659250 gene encoding importin subunit alpha — MSLRPSARTEVRRNKYKVAVDADEGRRRREDNMVEIRKNKREENLQKKRREGLQAQQQQLTSFSNSATTDKKLESLPVMVAGVWSEDRNSQLEATTHFRKLLSIERSPPINEVVQSGVVPRFIQFLARDDFPQLQFEAAWALTNIASGTSENTKVVIDHGAVPIFVKLLSSPTDDVREQAVWALGNIAGDSPKCRDLVLGCGALTPLLAQFNEHAKLSMLRNATWTLSNFCRGKPQPLFEQTKPALPALERLIHSNDEEVLTDACWALSYLSDGTNDKIQAVIEAGVCPRLVELLLHSSPTVLIPALRTVGNIVTGDDTQTQCIINHQALPWLLNLLIHNYKKSIKKEACWTISNITAGNVNQIQAIIEAGIIAPLVQLLQNAEFEIKKEAAWAISNATSGGSHEQIKFLVNQGCIKPFCDLLICPDPRIVTVCLEGLENILKVGEAEKNLGNTGEANLYAQMIDDAEGLEKIENLQSHDNNDIYEKAVKILETYWLEGEEEDEELHQGDAPPTGYNFGGSEFTVPSGGFKFS, encoded by the exons ATGTCGCTGAGGCCGAGCGCCAGGACGGAGGTCCGGAGGAACAAGTACAAGGTGGCAGTGGACGCGGATGAAGGGAGGAGGAGGAGAGAGGACAACATGGTGGAGATCCGGAAGAATAAGAGAGAAGAGAACTTGCAGAAGAAACGACGTGAGGGACTGCAGGCCCAGCAGCAGCAACTCACCTCCTTCTCCAATTCCGCTACTACCGATAAGAAG TTGGAAAGTCTTCCAGTAATGGTTGCAGGTGTTTGGTCAGAAGATAGGAATTCACAGCTTGAGGCAACCACTCATTTTAGGAAGTTGCTCTCAATAG AACGCAGTCCTCCAATCAATGAAGTTGTACAGTCTGGTGTTGTTCCTCGTTTCATTCAGTTCCTTGCAAGAGATGACTTTCCACAGCTTCAG TTTGAGGCAGCATGGGCTCTCACAAATATTGCTTCTGGGACGTCAGAAAACACCAAGGTTGTAATTGATCATGGGGCTGTGCCAATATTTGTTAAGCTTTTAAGTTCACCAACTGACGATGTCAGGGAACAG GCTGTTTGGGCACTAGGAAACATTGCTGGAGACTCACCTAAGTGTCGTGATCTTGTCCTTGGCTGTGGGGCTTTGACGCCATTGCTTGCACAGTTCAATGAACATGCAAAGCTTTCTATGTTGAGAAATGCAACCTGGACATTGTCTAACTTCTGCAGGGGCAAGCCACAACCTTTATTTGAGCAG ACAAAGCCTGCTCTCCCAGCTCTTGAGCGTCTTATACATTCAAATGATGAGGAAGTCCTGACAGATGCATGCTGGGCACTGTCTTATCTCTCAGATGGAACCAATGACAAAATCCAAGCTGTTATTGAGGCAGGTGTCTGCCCAAGGCTTGTTGAACTTTTGCT TCATTCATCTCCAACAGTGCTCATTCCTGCATTACGTACCGTTGGAAATATTGTCACTGGTGATGACACGCAGACTCAG TGTATAATAAACCATCAAGCTCTTCCATGGCTTTTGAACCTCCTTATCCATAATTATAAGAAGAGCATCAAGAAGGAAGCATGCTGGACAATCTCAAACATCACAGCTGGAAATGTAAATCAAATACAG GCCATAATTGAAGCTGGTATAATTGCACCCCTTGTTCAACTGCTTCAGAATGCTGAATTTGAGATCAAGAAAGAGGCTGCTTGGGCAATTTCAAATGCTACTTCTGGCGGCAGCCATGAGCAAATAAA GTTCTTGGTGAACCAGGGGTGTATCAAGCCATTTTGTGATCTCCTGATCTGTCCTGACCCCAGAATTGTCACAGTTTGCTTGGAAGGGCTTGAGAACATTCTAAAGGTTGGGGAAGCTGAAAAAAATTTAGGTAATACTGGAGAAGCGAACCTGTATGCCCAAATGATTGATGATGCAGAGGGATTAGAAAAGATTGAGAACcttcaaagtcatgataacaatgACATATATGAGAAAGCAGTAAAGATTCTTGAGACATATTGGCTAGAGGGGGAGGAGGAGGATGAAGAACTGCATCAGGGTGATGCTCCCCCAACTGGATATAACTTTGGAGGAAGTGAATTTACTGTTCCTTCTGGTGGATTTAAATTCAGTTAA
- the LOC110659248 gene encoding uncharacterized protein LOC110659248 produces the protein MATLITVTEDEQRQPLLLHSTSPNNGQEQETTPSSSSNDVEETPPPPPPTNQRLISLDVFRGLTVALMILVDDAGGALPSINHSPWFGVTLADFVMPFFLFGVGVSIGLVFKKISSKPLATKRAILRTMKLFLLGLLLQGGYFHGRNHLTYGVDAGKIRWLGVLQRISIGYLFASMSEIWLVDHIMVDSPLDFVKKYYVQWMFSLLLCSLYLCLLYGLYIPNWEFEAPRMNLFGYGSGTQIVSDLWSEGSLKPPCNAVGLIDRFFLGEHHLYQCPVYRRVKQWFSQQCSVNSPDYGPLPPNSPAWCLAPFDPEGILSSLMAAVTCFLGLHFGHILVHFKDHKQRVFLWLISSFSLLITGYVLKLLGIPFSKPLYTLSYMCITAGASGLLLTIIFYVVDVKHFKKPMVIFQWMGMNALIIYALAACELFPAALQGFYWHSPENNLVDGTESLMQAILHSKKWGTLAFVIVEILFWCLVAGFLHMKGIYVRL, from the exons ATGGCAACGCTGATCACAGTGACAGAAGATGAACAACGGCAACCCCTTCTCCTCCATAGTACTTCACCTAATAATGGACAAGAACAAGAGACCACACCTTCCTCATCATCCAACGACGTAGAGGAGACGCCACCACCGCCGCCGCCTACTAATCAACGGCTTATATCTCTTGACGTCTTCCGCGGACTCACAGTCGCG CTCATGATTTTAGTTGATGATGCCGGAGGAGCTTTGCCTTCCATTAATCACTCCCCATGGTTTGGCGTGACACTAGCAGATTTCGTGATGCCATTTTTCCTCTTTGGTGTCGGTGTTTCTATCGGTTTGGTATTTAAG AAAATATCTAGCAAACCATTGGCAACAAAGAGAGCCATATTGAGGACAATGAAACTATTTCTTCTGGGTTTGTTGTTGCAAG GTGGGTATTTCCATGGGCGTAACCATTTAACATATGGGGTTGATGCGGGCAAGATACGTTGGCTGGGTGTACTACAG AGGATATCGATTGGATATCTTTTCGCTTCAATGTCAGAGATCTGGCTTGTGGACCATATCATGGTGGACTCACCTCTGGATTTTGTGAAGAAATACTATGTTCAGTG GATGTTTTCTTTGTTACTCTGTTCATTGTATTTGTGCTTGTTATATGGCCTTTATATTCCAAATTGGGAATTTGAAGCTCCAAGAATGAATCTGTTTGGTTATGGATCTGGTACTCAAATTGTGA GTGATTTGTGGAGTGAGGGAAGTCTTAAGCCTCCTTGTAATGCAGTTGGCCTGATTGATAGATTCTTTCTTGGTGAACATCATCTGTATCAGTGTCCAGTGTACAGAAGAGTAAAG CAATGGTTCTCACAGCAATGTAGTGTTAACTCTCCTGACTATGGACCTTTGCCACCAAATTCACCTGCTTGGTGCCTTGCTCCATTTGATCCTGAGGGCATCTTAAG TTCCTTGATGGCTGCTGTCACATGTTTTTTGGGGTTGCATTTTGGGCATATACTTGTTCATTTTAAG GACCACAAGCAGAGGGTGTTTTTGTGGTTGAtatcttctttttctttgctgATCACTGGATATGTTTTGAAACTGCTTG GCATTCCCTTTTCTAAACCACTTTATACATTGAGCTATATGTGCATCACAGCAGGAGCATCAGGCTTGCTTTTAACCATTATTTTTTATGTG GTTGATGTCAAGCATTTCAAAAAGCCCATGGTGATATTTCAGTGGATGGGGATGAACGCGCTCATTATTTATGCTTTGGCTGCCTGTGAACTTTTCCCAGCAGCCCTTCAAGGTTTCTATTGGCATTCACCTGAAAACAACTTG GTTGATGGCACAGAATCGCTGATGCAGGCCATACTCCATTCAAAGAAGTGGGGAACCCTAGCTTTTGTAATTGTGGAAATCTTATTTTGGTGCCTAGTTGCTGGTTTCCTGCACATGAAAGGTATATATGTAAGACTGTAA